The Arachis ipaensis cultivar K30076 chromosome B07, Araip1.1, whole genome shotgun sequence genomic interval ATCTGGTTTAGAAAACAACAATAAAATGATGAGATAACCACAGATTTGTTGAAATAGGAGTGTTCACGAAGAAGATCGTACAAGTTTTAAGCAATCATGACATGGGACCGATGTATATTATTCATATTCTAAATTCTTCAACCTGAAACTCAAAATCCGCAAATAAAAATTAGTATATGAATTTTtccgaaataaaataataacaatatatttttttctgataAAAGTATTATGTGTATTACTGTACACGTATATATTATGGATTTTTCTGATACATATATTATgggtattattatatatatatatattttgtaattACAGAAAGGCATGGATTCAGATCttattttcatatctttttttacTCAGTATATTTTGGATTGACAGTATTTATGATGTAGaataagtgttttattttcaagtcaaatctttttttcattttttaagttATCAAGAcagattttttcttcttttggattaTGGAGGATATGTAATTTTGGATGCAGTCTAATTTTAAAATGATTTACCCAAATATATACCTCTTCTTAGTTGCTATAAAAGCCTAGAATGTATGGTCCTATACTCTTACCATACATACTTGCTAGAATTTACGCttgctcttattttttttttctagaaaAAAACTAGATAGGCGATATGATTTGTTAGAGATAATTGCACCGCCAAAAGAATGCTGGAAGATTCATGTCAGAATAAACAGACTCTGGTCTTTACCgaaattcaaaaaccccaaatccAATAGCTCCATTGAAATGGTGTTAATGGATGAGCAGGTACTTCTAATTTATTCATCCACacaattatttttctgtttttatacACATAGTCCCACATTTGTATGATCCTCACTCTCATAATTATTACAATTTCAATCTCAACAGTTTTATGCTTATCTTGGGACTATTCAATTAAAAACTGAACAAGAATAAAACCCAATTGTATATTTCCCTGCAAGAAAAcgtaaaatttttattataaaaaaaattttgcagtCAAAAAGagatttaatatatataaaataaatttatctttAATCTGATAAGTCATGTCACAATAAGATCCCCGTCTTGCTTGCAGCTTATATATATCTAAAAAAAAGTATTGCATTTTATTTTGAAGTATTTTATTTCATAAATTTTTTAGGTAATTCAGTATATGTCCTTATTAAGAGTCaatttaaagaaaaagaattCAATCCAAATACTAAGTCTTTCAATAAGTGTGCGTGGAGAACTAGCACGCATATGTATAGAAAAGAACAAAATCTAGgtgaaaaatataaaactaactcttccttttaaaaaaaagtgtacactagaaaaaaaaaataaaaaattttgactaTCGGACATGAGGAATTATAAGGGAAAAGCGAAACAAGGGCTCCAAAGAGTGAGGGGTATTTAGCCAATAAAGAGGGAGATTTGGGGGACTTTTAGCAAAATTTTCATAAAtagttatataaaattataaattttaatatacatgattaagagaaaaataataaaggcATTACTAACGCATATGCATGATTGTCATTAATCTTAACCCTCTTCTACATAATACTTAATGTTCATGCATGATTGTCATCACACATTTTTGCTTTCTAATATCTatggttaaaaaaaaataattaaaaattttctcAACCTGTTTTTCATGAATTGCGTGAAAAAAAAAGTGTCGTACAAAAATTTTATACTCAAGTGAAAGTCACTAAACAATAAAATCAGtcgtttaaaattaaatattttaattattctttcAATATATAGTTAAATATATGTTTAAAATATAACAGTAGTATATATTAAAGTATTAAATATTTGAATCTATTATATGTATATTCTTCCTTTTGGGTGAATATAAATCTGTTATTAATGCTTAAtacttaatattttatatttaaatcatattttttatttattcggttataaatattgaaagaaaatttttatataaattttgtttgtttatttagttGGAGCTTATTGGTACTGGGTGTAGAAAgtgaataataaaatttttttctttgtgAAAAAATAGGGAACAACTATGCATGCTTCTGTAGGTGAGGATCTGATATCTGTGTTTGAATCATTGATATCGGAGGGGGTTGTGTATGTTTTTACATACTTTAGAGTTAGCAACAACTGTGGGTTGTACCGCACAACATCACatcatttttgatttttttttcaaaaaagaacTACTGTCTTACCCTCTTTCTATGATGCAATGGTATGAtagattagtttaatttttttaattttatttgtgtgACCTCTTTTTTCAGTTTgtgttgtttttaattttatacaCAATATATACCAATGAAATATCCTGAAATGAGGTTTAGTTTTATTTATAGTTGAGGTTCTTATTTGAATAACAAtgctcattaaattcaaaattctctttTCATTGAGCTGTCTATGATTACTTTTAAAGTGTACCTTTAGTCTCGGTAGTCAGCTCCCTAATATTTGTCCTTACATAATTTGAAGTAGTTGTACCTTGCTATGTTAACCTTTCTTTGTTTCGAGATACATagtttttaattttgattcaatttgttgtttttttgtatttctttttttGTTGCTTTTGAATATTGAGTTTATTTTTACTTTACATAGTCACTAGCAATATCACCTTAGgtagaatttaataaaataaacattCTAATTAATTGAACGTAATgtcaattttttaatttagtcaattatttttgttgaaagaaatattttatataaattttgtttgtttatttagttGGACTTTATTTGTACTGTGTGTAGAAAgtgaataataaaattttatacttTGTGAAAAAATAGGGAACAACTATGCATGCTTCTGTAGGTGAGGATGTGATATTTGTGTTCGAATCATTGATATCGGAGAGAACTGTGTATATTTTTACATACTTTGGAGTTAGCAACAACTGTGGGTTGTATCGCACAACATCGCATCAATTTCGGTTGTTTTTTCAAGAGAGAACTACTGTCTTACCCTCTTTCTGTGATGCAATACCGTTATATGGTATTAAGTTGGTTCCTAAATTATGGGATACTCTCTTTTGGTTGGTAAGTGTATAATTTATGGCAAGTACACAAGTTGATTTTTCTTCTGTAATTATGACAAAATATCACTAAAACGTGTGATTTGTGCACAATTTTCTGTTTGATATTTATTTAAGACGTTGCTGGAGTTATGACCGGTGTAGAGGGTGAGAGAAAATATGTGAAAGATGACAAACTTATTGACATGATAGTCATTCATATTGAGAATGACGGGTGTATTTTTTTCCAACAACCCTTACTCAGCAATTAATATGTTTAtataagtaattttttattttctaaataatttgTATTTTCTCTACAATTTAAAGCTTAATATTATTGTTTTTGAAGAGATGGTGGACCGGATCAAGGATCTTGTGGCATCGGGCAATCAACAACTGCCAGTGGTTATTTTTCAATTTACAAAAGTAAAAAATGCTGGAGGTATGTGAAAATTTGATTATTATCAAATGATTATATCTTATTGTCACTATTTCTACTAATTATTGAGATGCGAAAAGAGTTAACACTCTCTTTCAGTGATAAAAAATTAATAGTTTGTGTGTGAATTGTTGAAATGAGATAGCAGACTAATAGTAATAAGAATTTTATGTATAANNNNNNNNNNNNNNNNNNNNNNNNNNNNNNNNNNNNNNNNNNNNNNNNNNNNNNNNNNNNNNNNNNNNNNNNNNNNNNNNNNNNNNTAAtcatatataataaattaattagttaCTAGGGTTATAATTTAATTGTGTCGTTTTATTGTCATATTTTATTAGAATAGATTTATTTTCTAACGGCAAAATATTGTGAATATTAGGACTCACATTTCTATATGTTACGAAGGAGAGatacatttttttttatgttttgttcaTTTTTATGTTCAATGCAGtgaattgtttaattttttttaagttaaccATTATTAACAAGTATTTGCTCAGACACTattaagttattattattttaattagtatttttttattgtaCGTTGTATATATTCCGATTACTTATGTATACTTTTTCAACAGtttcaatttatatataaatttatgtagtagaattattttttattttggtaagCTATAATTAAATAATTGTTACTTATAGTTTACCGTTTGAAATATTATTAGAATCATGTTATATAGTTTCAGTGCGAATTAAATTACATGAGAAtgtttaatattaaataaatatttatttatttattatcattattaatatattaaaaaatattaatgtaaGGACTAATTCACTTTTTTATAACATGCTTTTTATGAATTATATATAATAAGGATTATTTTTGTGTGNNNNNNNNNNNNNNNNNNNNNNNNNNNNNNNNNNNNNNNNNNNNNNNNNNNNNNNNNNNNNNNNNNNNNNNNNNNNNNNNNNNNNNNNNNNNNNNNNNNNNNNNNNNNNNNNNNNNNNNNNNNNNNNNNNNNNNNNNNNNNNNNNNNNNNNNNNNNNNNNNNNNNNNNNNNNNNNNNNNNNNNNNNNNNNNNNNNNNNNNNNNNNNNNNNNNNNNNNNNNNNNNNNNNNNNNNNNNNNNNNNNNNNNNNNNNNNNNNNNNNNTTTTATAATTAATatgtttttcttaaaataatttttaaattacttTGTATTCaatttatgattgagaatctatTATCAAAATAGAAatgtaatacaaaaaaatttataaaagttaATAAATATTAGAGTTGagtagaaaaaaatttaaaaatataatgtaTTGATTCGGAGATCAAATAGTGACTTATGAATTTTCGGTTAGATACTGGGTGACTCAAGAAAGATTGTTAATAGAAGGAAAGTTATGCCATCAATTTTTTATATAGTAAGAACAGTTGAGATAAgtaaagatttttttaaatatcattgaaaatattctttttttttttaatttctaaaatttaattaattgaaGTGATACAAACTATTAGTATATAAAAGTGGATAGACGAAGTATCACcagtttttaatttcttttaattgtaAATCCTATGTTGAATTACTCAAGAATTAATTaatcaatatataattttaagcTATATTTCTGTTATTATataatactttttattattttatatttgcattaaatattttttttatagctCATTGCTAAAATAAAAAGTTTTACTAATTAATTAGGTTCACAGtagattataattatttttttaaatctaaGGACATTTTTGGTTACTTTTCATTCGATAATTCTTCTGTCATGTATAATTGTACAACTCATTTAAGCAATGATTGTTGTATATAGGTACCAATATTATACAAAACATTATGTATGTTACTAGACTCTTGATAAATCCAGATGTTCCTGAGACTATGATGCTTCGAAAAAGGTATTGTATCAATATTGTGAATTATTTATGGTTGTACATATTGACTGTATTTTTGTGGCGTCGTGATTGATAAGTAGCGTGTACTATAGAGAGATCTCGTAGTACCTGTCTGTGATTACTAGCAAATCGGTGTATGCTGATGAAGATGAAGTTTTATATTCCACTGAGAGGAAGATAATTAAGGAGTTACGTGCGGCTGCAGATGTGAATGCTTTATAGAAAACTACTTTTTTATGTTtggttcattttttttttaactttcaaaCTGTTCCTATGTAGGTTGGATTCTATGTTATTCTGACCATTGTTCTTGATGTTGAACTCGTTCCAAATTGGTGGtataaatcatatattttcagCGTGAAGGCAAAAGTTAATGCGGATATATACTTCTGCGATGGCTGTAATAGAGACGTGAATAATGTGGTTGACAGATATGACTCTAATTAGACTTATTTGTGcaatctttttataaaaaaataatataattatgtaATTGATTAtgtctttttttaatttatttagcaATATCTGACTTAATACCAATAATTATTATAAACAAAAACTCTTTAGTTTATGGATATATGGTCTAGACACACACAAAAATGGCAAACAAAGATAGAGTACACAAAAAAACTTCATATACCTATAACAATTTTATACCAAAGTCTCCTCTGCTGGACCAAAATCTAGAAAAATGATAAGCCTAAAAAAATTGTGTTTGAGCATCTAAATTATGTTGaatataatttttatgattttgttgtaACTAAAGGGTGACAGGCCAAGTGTTAATTGatgtttttgaataaaaaaaataggtATAAGTTGAATTTGTTGGTTTTTTATGGTACTGCTACAACAAATTTTGTTGTGTTCGATAAGGAAGTCGTAGCTCTATTCGGATGGACCTGTACTGAGATGGTGAAAGAGTTGAATGTATGTGAAGCCATTTCGTTGATCACGTTATGATTGTCAATCagagatgtttgtttatttaacatgataaaaatataaaattttgggTGTAGGAAAAAGCGGAAGCAAGCAGAGATCCTACTGGTTTTAATGAGTTTTTCCTTGATAAGGAGTTTCTATTCAAAGTCGAAGTAGAAACTACTGGATGGTATGATTCTTATGATGTATCGGTGATAAGTTCTGATTCTACCATTTTAGCGAGGTGGAGGGACATTCAAGGCCCGGTAAAATCTGGTGTACCCCCTGCTGATCCTGTTAACCCTGTTcaggtataattttttttttttttgttgattttagaCTATGTATATTAAGGCTTAATTTGCCAAATATGaggtgttatttatttattttttcattgtttttctatGTAGCCTCGAGGTGAAGATGGATGTTCTGTTTGTGATGAGTCACCTGATCTAATCGTGGACAATTTGTCTACTACTAAAAGACCTGTTGTTAGGGTATTCATTTAGTCTTCACTTATATGGCCTCTTTTATATTTCAGATTTCATTTTTTGGTTAAAATCTTAATTatacttttttgttttgttttgtttgaagagcctgTTGAATGAGTTTAATATGTCTGGTGCTCCTTCTATTAAAAAGTAGTTGCTGTGAAACATGAGATTTTTCATGTAATGAAAATAAAGGAGCATGTTTTGAAGGTTTGGTGGAGTCTTAACTATAGCTATTGTCTATTAAAAAAACTGATACTATTTAAATTTTAAGATATTTTAAATTGAACAATTGttgttttgatttatttaattATCTATATTTTTGGGCATGCTAATGACACTAGAagtattttcttcttattttgataCAAGTGAAACATGACTCTAATATATAAGTCAATAATTATGGGTATTATTaacatattttatatatatatactattttAGACGTTATTTATTGTTGATTAATGAAATTCTTTAGAATAGAGATTTTTTTACTAATGGAATATGAGTCAGTAATTGTGTCTGCTATTTTTAagctctttatttatttttaaccatcgttttagattttaattttttttaaaatcagtAATAATGAAATTTTATTGATGCTAGATAAAAAAGGCATATGAATGGGATAAAACTATCTTAAATTTGCTGTGTATGATGCTTGGTTTAGAAAACAACAATAAAAGAATGAAATGACCACAAATTTGTTGAAATAGGAGTGATTCACGAAGAAGATGACACAAATTTTAAGCAATCATGACATGGGACCGATATATATTATTCATATTCTAAATTCTTCAACctaaaactcaaaatccacaaataaaaattaatatatggattttttcgaaataaaataataacaatatataaaaagtacttttaatttattattaattagtcaTTGAACATtaaattatcaaataaaaaatattaataaataagaGTAATTACTGAATGATAGTGATTGTTAGGGTGTTGGTGTTGTATGCTGCTGTCGCTCACTAAAGTAGGTTACATTATATTTATGACTCCATAAATGGAAAATTTTTTATTTCGCTCAAAAAAGGAAACTTttgatttgaaataaaataatttctttgATTCTTTTCAACAAATTATAACATATACACATTAAAATTTTAGCACAACTCTACAATTACATATAATTATCATATTCAGTATTTGATATttgattattaaatatttttaaaggtGTTATTGTTGCACATTGCACCACATCTTtatgtaagttttttttttcgtttcaaataaattttttaagtgtCGATTAATCTTCTATTGATTagtgttttcattttattttgttcaACTTCTTTGCAATCTTACTTTTTTTCGGTTCACATGTTATAAACTTATTAACTTagtaattgaaaataaataatatttgtataattgttaaatatttaaaaaatattaagacTATTATGCAGTCTCTAAAAGCGCTGTTACTACACAATATACTATATTTTATGCAAGTTTCATATGTTTTATATAAGTATCATTTTCTTTTATTAGATAAATTAAAGTTTTTTAATTTGgatactaatttttattattcatttaatctaattatccaaaaaaatattatattatttataaaataaatttaaaaattacatGTCACGGAAAACATGCAGTACTACCTTTTAaaagtatattattattattattattgaaacatACCACAAAGttgtatttaattaaaaattaagttTTTTACTTTTTAGGTAAAAAATGATATCTCATAAATTAATCAATCAATAATCAGTATTGTAAGTTAATGgatatttaaaatttaacttcAAGATaagtattaaaatttaaaaatttgtattCGTAGTTCATTGTTACGGGACAAGTACATTGTAGATAAGTGACTTAACAACGATAATGTATCCCACTCCAGTCACACAATTTAAGGTTGCAAGGTTAAGACGAAGGATAATTTTGGCAAGAAAACGAAAAAGACTTGATGATAATAAGTCTGCTTTTTTTGTGCTTCTATAAGTGTTCTTGTgaaacttttttaatttttatttttttatgagaaaTACAGTTTAAACTATCATCATTGTTGAGAATATTAGCGAAAATAGTTTGTACTATACATaattttttagatattttaattTAGTGATTGAAAAACTGTAAATAACTATTcatctttataattttttttaaattcatatttaataAGTTATAAATTACATAAAAATTATGCAATCTTCAAATCTTCAtggtttaataatttaaaaaataattcaataaaactaaatcaatacaaaaaaattttaactacGAAAGTATACTACTAAAATTGTATAAAATCAAATATGAGATTAgttaattgaataattattatttgtttcatttatttttcttgactTAACAGTGTCGAAGAGCAACAATAATACAAATTTTGACGTACATAAAAATGTACATCATATTACTACAAGTCAAAGAACAGTGTGTCAAGAAACTGGTacctcatttaatattctcagtTTACAATCCAGTGAAGATAAAGGTGACATTTTTCTCACTATAATTGACTCATATTTatctaaatttaatttatatcagtttaatgacaaaaaatttttatatatttctcATTACTCATTCATAGGGAAGTAACTATCTGTGTATGGTGTACACTGTGCCTCGCATGGAATTGGACAAGAAAATACTCCTCCTAATTATGTAAGACCTTCTACATCAGAGATAAGATCTAAATCTTTAACTCTACGGACGGATCCCTCACTGACAAGAACTCCACTGTCCATGTTAACAAATAGTATGTATAATTAGTGATTGCCAAATGATTCATACACCAATATTTAACAAAAAGTATACTTAATCGGAAATCATTTATATAACATAGATTTATTACAATTCTAGCATACTCCGGTGTACAAGGACCCGCCAATAATCTAACGGAAGTCGTTCCACAAAATCAGTTTCCATCACACTGCAGTTCCCACAGATCGTGCCTAACAGAAAGGTAATTTAGAAAAGATGATCattattatattcttttctttCCTATAGTGTCTAATGTTTAATGGAATAAAATTGAACTTTTTGTAAAGAAGTTCTACTATAATTGGGGTGCAGAAAAGATAATCTTTCTCTGTTGTTGCTTCGGTGGCTATTAATTTGGCACAATTTTATGAAGATGTAAATTTATCAACTGTTAAAATGCAACCACCAAGCGGTGACACACAAAGTGGTCAAAATGTTGACCCTTTTGTTGATGATGAAGGTAATTTCTCATTATATCAAgaatttaagtttgtaattttcAAGAGATGTGAATTATTAGTAATACATCAACATATATGTTTGCATTTTTTATGATTTCTATTTATTGTAGTTTTGAATGGTTATGATGATTCAATGTTGGATGTGGATATTGAAGATAATTTTATACCATCCTCAGAAACCTTAGACGGTATGCAAAAATTTTATCTGTATGTTTATTTGCATCTTTTTGTACATCATGGACTAAATTGCATCGGTATGACAACTGAGTATATAAAGAGAGTTCATTTGTCAGATGTCTGGGATATAGGAAATCCTATTTATCAATGTCAACACTGTAAAGTATGGATGTGGTCTGGAGAAAGGCTTGCTAAATCCAAACAGTCGCCCTAACCAAAGTTTTTATTATGTTGTATGGAAGGAAAGATCGAGCTTCCTCTACTTTCTGTGCCTCCTGATGAGCTCATTCAGCTTCATAAAAGAGGAGATCAAAGAAGTATTcattttctaaaaaat includes:
- the LOC107607044 gene encoding uncharacterized protein LOC107607044 — translated: MHASVGEDVIFVFESLISERTVYIFTYFGVSNNCGLYRTTSHQFRLFFQERTTVLPSFCDAIPLYDVAGVMTGVEGERKYVKDDKLIDMIVIHIENDGCTNIIQNIMYVTRLLINPDVPETMMLRKSKSVYADEDEVLYSTERKIIKELRAAADVGFYVILTIVLDVELVPNWWYKLNLLVFYGTATTNFVVFDKEVVALFGWTCTEMVKELNEKAEASRDPTGFNEFFLDKEFLFKVEVETTGWYDSYDVSVISSDSTILARWRDIQGPVKSGVPPADPVNPVQPRGEDGCSVCDESPDLIVDNLSTTKRPVVRVFI